In the Silvanigrella aquatica genome, TCACTTCCTTTACCTACGGCAATAATGAGTCCGCAATTTTGTTTTATTAATTCCTGATCATCAAAAACCTCAATTTGAATATGATTCGGCTCATGGGCTTTTTCACATTCAAATTTAATGAGAGATCTTAAATGCATTTCGTACGTTTCAGGATTTAAAATATTAGGAGGCATATTTATAAATGAGCGCGTATAGCACATAGCATCACTCAATGCCTGGGCTTTTATTAAACACTCATTTGAAAACAAGGACTGATCTAAAACAACAACTGATTTTTTTTGCTGTAAATTTTTTGTAACTTTATTAGAGATTGATTTTTGCAATAGTCCTAAAATAAATTCATGATTTTCAAATTTAATTTTAGTTTTCAAATCCTCAGAAAAAGTAACAAAAAATTTGACTTCATTTTCAAATTTATTTGCCAATTGCAACAGGGGAGCAGATAACAGAGCTCCCATATGACTTATAATATGAGCCTTTCCCGGCTCTTCATAGGCTAATTTTTTAGGTTCATCTTTGGGAATAATATAGAAGAAATTTTTACCGGTATTATTTAATGGATACAAAATTTTAGTCTTTACTGTTCCCATAAATGAAATAGGAAATTCAAACTTTGCAGAATTTGAATTATAATCATTCTCACTTAAAATAAGAAGGGAAATCCCACCAGGCTGCTCCTCAATTTGTTTTGAAAAATCATCTTCCGCTTGAATTTCAATGGAAAACTGAGGAGAAAGTAGCCAGCCTGATAATAAATTCATTTTAAAGATCCACCTTTTGCACTAAGAACGGTACGTCGCAAAACTAAACTCGACCCCCCTTTTCCTTTCTTTGCCAACACGGTGTATTTGTGCATAGCCACCTTACGCGCTGCAAGAAACTGCGCATAGAAGTTGCTTGAAGCAAAGCGAAAAGAGGGAGAACTATAATGATCAATAACCTTGCATAAATCACGGGAACCGGTTTCATCAATAGCACGCAACATGCCATTCACGCCATGATTGTAAGCAGTTAATGTTAGTGGCCAATTTTGAATTTTAGCATAATCACTTTTTAATATTTTCATAGCAGCTCTGGTGGAAAGAGCCGGATCGGTTCTTTTATTTACGGCATCGGCTCCTTCGAACATACGCATGGTAGCGGGCATGATTTGCCATAAACCCATGGCACCCACTTTTGAGCCCGCTTTAGAATTATAGCTACTTTCTACATGGGGGAGTAATGCAAGTTCAATAGGCAAACCGCTTTGTTTAACAATAGGATAAACAGAAGGCAAATAGTTAATACTACGTTGCACCCCGGCATCAAATTGTGACTTTAACCCCGTTTGAAACCGCAAATTCGTAATGGCATCTTGCAAATTGTGATACGTCAACTCTGTTTTTTTAAAAAGCTTTGCAATTCTGCGCTCTTCCTTAGTCCATTTATTTTGTGGTACTTTAAGTTTATTTGAAATATTATCCAGAATTTTTGCATATTTTTTGCGTTCTTTATCCATAAATTCTGAACGTTGTGTTTTATTTTGCGGCAATGTAACACTGGCATAAACTTTTGCTAAATTGTTTTTATCATGTAAAAAAGCTTCATTTAAATCGATTTCTGTATAAACTCTTCCCCAAAATTTCACATTATTTTCAATACAAGGCAACATCGGAAAAGGATCTTTGCCGTAGTCCATTGAAGGACTTGAGGTCAATAAATTAGGTTGTTCTAAAATAGAATTGTCATCGCGCATTTGCCGTGTTTTTGACAAGTTACTTTTTGAATTTTGTGTTTCCACATTTTGTATTTGTTTATTGGCGCCTACTTTATTTTTAGAATTCGATAGACTCTGAGGCGGCGGTGGAATATCGCCTAATTTATTAGCATAAGAAATATCCTCAATAATTTCCTGCTCCTGTTTCAATATTTTTTGAGCATTTTTTTTCTGATTTTTAGAGTCTAACTCTTCTTTTTTTTGAGAGGATTTAAATGAATTTGTATCAGGAACATGATTTACAATAGGATTATAATATAAAACAGGTTTCATACCCGCTTCAGGCGGGAGATCCACTTTTAAATCCAGAGAGCGTGATTCCAAGACATAATAAGCTTGAGAAAGAAATAATAATGATAATGTCAGTGTCTGACGAGTCATTTGCAGATTTTTTAGAAACATATTAAATCCTCTGGCAGATAGGGGCTAAACCTGCTTCAAACTTCGAACAACAGTATGAAAGGCAAATTCATGTCTCGCATAAATAGATTGATTTTTCCAGCCTTATTAGCAATTCTTTTGCTTTTCATACTCGAATTTATATTACAAAAAGCTATGGTACCAGAATATATTATCCCTTTGCCTTCAAAGGTTGCAAACGTCATTTTAACAGACTGGGAAATAATTTTACAAAATACTCAAGTGACAGCTTTAGAATGGATAATTGGTATTTTTCTTGCTATTTTATTTGGTTTTTTATTGGCTTTTTGTTCTTTTAAATTTGAAAAAGTTCGTTCCATTTTAGCCCCACTTCTTGTTATATCTCAAAGTGTACCTTACTTGGTCTTTACACCACTTCTCATGATTTGGCTAGGTTTGGGCATGGCTCCAAAAGTTGTCCTTGTGGTTTTAACCTGCTCATTTCCCATTTCCATCGTTTTGCAGCAAGACCTGCTGAATGCAAAAAAAGAATACGAGCTTATTGTGGAAATGCTCCATATAAAACCAATACAGGCCTTTTTTCATATTTATTTACCTTACTCCCTACCTGGTTTTTTTAATGCCTTAAAAATTAGCGTAAGTTATTCTTTTGGCTCGGCCGTTCTTGCCGAACTGATGGGCAGCGAAAGTGGCTTGGGTATTTATTTATTAAGGTCACAAGCAACCTACCGCACCGATAAAGTTATTGCCGCCGTTTTAGTCATTATTTTAATTAGTATTTTAAGCACAACAATGGTTTCTTATTTGAGAAATAAAATCGTTTTTTGGCAAGTGTCTAAACATTAAAATTTTTAGGAAGTATTTTCAAACATGATTCAAATAAACATACAAAATTATTCCTATAAAAATAAAATACCTGTCATTAAAAATATTTTTATAAATCTTACGGAAGGAAAAATAACTTCTCTTATTGGAAAGTCGGGTTGCGGCAAATCAACTTTATTAAGAGTGCTTATGGGAATGGAACAAGGCGCTTTAGGTAATATTATTTTTAATCAAAATGATTTTTCCTTGGACAAATGGAATGGAAAACAAAATTTATTTTCCATGGTTCCCCAAATTCCACATTTATTTCCCTGGAAAAACATTTTAAATAATATTACTTTAGCAATAAGCAATGAAAAAATGTTAAGGGAACAAAAATCAAAGGAAGACATTGCCCTCAACGCCCTTAAAATTGTACAAATGGAAGAACATTTTAAAAAATATCCTGATGAAATTTCTCTAGGAATGGCACAACGCGTTTCCTTAGCACGCGCCCTCGTCCTCGATAGCCAAGCCATTTTACTCGACGAACCGTTTGCCTCAATCGACGCCCAAACACGTTATCACTTGCAAGATTGGCTTGCGCATAAAATATTAGAAACAAATAAATATGCCATTTTAGTAACCCACGACGTACGTGAAGCCCTCCTCCTTTCAAATGAAATTCATATTCTTTCTGGCTCTCCTTCCGAAATAAAAAAAACATATTTAAAAAATGAATTTCAAGATTGCAATCCTGTTTCTTTAGAAAAAGAAATGATTCAATTTATTGGGAGTTAATTATTTAATCAATACCTTTTAAAATAATACGAAATTGAATTAGCAAAATTGGGTTATATAATTTTAAAAGCATGGGACATCCTATAAATACTGTCATCGAATCCACTATCCTAACGGCGAGTGAACTCGAAAAAATTTAAATAATAGTATAGCTGAACAAATAAAATATAAATACTTTACCAAATAACGATTTTAATTTTAAAATATTTTTAATTTTAAATTCATCAAATCTTAATATTTACGAATAAAATTTATTATAATATTTTTAGTAAATTAAATGAATTTTTGTTTTCAGTAAGAAGTGAATTTTTAATATTAACAATATAAAACTCGAATTAAATTAGACTTTATATATACCTGTCCAGTTTCTGATCACCCCCTTATTTAAAAAAATAAATTTGCTATGAAATTTAAATAAACAAACATGAGGTTTGTTTATTTACAAAGGAATTTGTTTTGGAAAATATAGAAATTTTAGATGTCAAGAATGATTATATTTTTAAAAGAATATTTGGAGAAAACGAAAATATATTTATAGATTTTGTAAATAGTATTTTAAATCAGAGTGATGACAAAAAAATAAAATCGGTTACTTTTTTAAATAATGAAATAAATAAGGATAGTCAATATGATAAAGAATCACGTTTAGACGTTCTTGCCCAACTTAACAACGGTTCCTTCCTCAATCTGGAAATGCAAATGCTCAATACCGGTGAATATGAGAAACGTTGCTTATATTATTGGGCAAAACTCTATGAACAACAATTAAGTGAAGGAAAATCTTACCGTTATTTATGCCCTTCCATTTGCATTCACGTTTTAAACTTCAATTTTTTTAAAGAAAAAGAAGAGTTTATTACCAATATAGGACTACTCGATAAAAAAACATATAGGGTATTTTCCGAAGATCTGGAATTTGTATTTTTAGAAGTTCCCAAAGTTCCAAAAAATTACTATAATAACCTAGACAAGTGGATGCACTTTCTAAGAGGAATTTCCAAAAAGGAGGTCATAAAAATGAACAATCCTAACATTCAAAAAGCTTTTGAAGCCCTTGAATATATTAGCCAAAGCCCCATTGAACGTGGAAAATACGAAGCAAGACAAAAATATCTTCATGATTTTAATACCGCTATAGAAACG is a window encoding:
- a CDS encoding lytic transglycosylase domain-containing protein, translated to MFLKNLQMTRQTLTLSLLFLSQAYYVLESRSLDLKVDLPPEAGMKPVLYYNPIVNHVPDTNSFKSSQKKEELDSKNQKKNAQKILKQEQEIIEDISYANKLGDIPPPPQSLSNSKNKVGANKQIQNVETQNSKSNLSKTRQMRDDNSILEQPNLLTSSPSMDYGKDPFPMLPCIENNVKFWGRVYTEIDLNEAFLHDKNNLAKVYASVTLPQNKTQRSEFMDKERKKYAKILDNISNKLKVPQNKWTKEERRIAKLFKKTELTYHNLQDAITNLRFQTGLKSQFDAGVQRSINYLPSVYPIVKQSGLPIELALLPHVESSYNSKAGSKVGAMGLWQIMPATMRMFEGADAVNKRTDPALSTRAAMKILKSDYAKIQNWPLTLTAYNHGVNGMLRAIDETGSRDLCKVIDHYSSPSFRFASSNFYAQFLAARKVAMHKYTVLAKKGKGGSSLVLRRTVLSAKGGSLK
- a CDS encoding ABC transporter permease encodes the protein MSRINRLIFPALLAILLLFILEFILQKAMVPEYIIPLPSKVANVILTDWEIILQNTQVTALEWIIGIFLAILFGFLLAFCSFKFEKVRSILAPLLVISQSVPYLVFTPLLMIWLGLGMAPKVVLVVLTCSFPISIVLQQDLLNAKKEYELIVEMLHIKPIQAFFHIYLPYSLPGFFNALKISVSYSFGSAVLAELMGSESGLGIYLLRSQATYRTDKVIAAVLVIILISILSTTMVSYLRNKIVFWQVSKH
- a CDS encoding Rpn family recombination-promoting nuclease/putative transposase, whose amino-acid sequence is MENIEILDVKNDYIFKRIFGENENIFIDFVNSILNQSDDKKIKSVTFLNNEINKDSQYDKESRLDVLAQLNNGSFLNLEMQMLNTGEYEKRCLYYWAKLYEQQLSEGKSYRYLCPSICIHVLNFNFFKEKEEFITNIGLLDKKTYRVFSEDLEFVFLEVPKVPKNYYNNLDKWMHFLRGISKKEVIKMNNPNIQKAFEALEYISQSPIERGKYEARQKYLHDFNTAIETKLLEGIEIGKSEGVEIGITKGKLETAKKLKSMGLPINTVIEATGLTADELEKI
- a CDS encoding ABC transporter ATP-binding protein, which gives rise to MIQINIQNYSYKNKIPVIKNIFINLTEGKITSLIGKSGCGKSTLLRVLMGMEQGALGNIIFNQNDFSLDKWNGKQNLFSMVPQIPHLFPWKNILNNITLAISNEKMLREQKSKEDIALNALKIVQMEEHFKKYPDEISLGMAQRVSLARALVLDSQAILLDEPFASIDAQTRYHLQDWLAHKILETNKYAILVTHDVREALLLSNEIHILSGSPSEIKKTYLKNEFQDCNPVSLEKEMIQFIGS